A region of the Blattabacterium cuenoti genome:
AGAATCTATTAAATCTTTTTCTTATTGTGGAAATAAAATGAAAAAATTTTTAAAAGATTCCGGATTTCATCCCATACATTCACAAAAACTAACATTTGGAATTGTATCTATTTATTTATCCAAAAAAATAATCTAATATAATGAAGTATTTGTCTGGATATTTCACTTCTTCTTTTCTTAAAAAAAGAATAAAAAAAATCGAATCTATCATTCGTAATCCAATAGAAATACAATACAAATTAATTCATCAATTGATGGCTTATGCTAAAAATACGGAATTTGGAAAAAAATATGGATTCTACGATATAAAAAAATATCAACAATTCTCTGAAAGAATACCTATATGCAAATACACAGATTTACAACCTATAATTGAAAGAATTCGTAAAGGAGAAAAGAACTTATTATGGCCAGGAAAAGTAAAATGGTTCGCTAGATCTTCTGGAACTACAAGTACGAAAAGTAAATATATTCCTGTCACAAAATTATCCATGCATGAATGTCACTACAAAGCTGGAAAGGACATGTTGTCTATATATATTCATAATCATCCAAAAACAAAGATCTTTTTTGGAAAAGCTTTACGTTTAGGAGGAAGTCACGAATTATATAGAAATTATAATACTTTTTATGGAGATTTATCTTCTATTTTAATCAAAAATCTACCTTTTTGGGCAGAATATATTAGTATTCCTAGAAAAAAAATAGCTCTTATGAGTGAATGGGAAGAGAAATTAGAAACCCTTGTTAAAGAAACAGCTAAAAAAGATGTTCGTCTTCTATTAGGAGTTTGTTCTTGGCTCCTAATCTTTTTAAATCATTTATTAAAAAAATTTGACAAAAAAAAAATCAATGATATCTGGCCCCACATAGAAGTCATCTTTCATGGAGGCGTAAGT
Encoded here:
- a CDS encoding GH3 auxin-responsive promoter family protein — translated: MKYLSGYFTSSFLKKRIKKIESIIRNPIEIQYKLIHQLMAYAKNTEFGKKYGFYDIKKYQQFSERIPICKYTDLQPIIERIRKGEKNLLWPGKVKWFARSSGTTSTKSKYIPVTKLSMHECHYKAGKDMLSIYIHNHPKTKIFFGKALRLGGSHELYRNYNTFYGDLSSILIKNLPFWAEYISIPRKKIALMSEWEEKLETLVKETAKKDVRLLLGVCSWLLIFLNHLLKKFDKKKINDIWPHIEVIFHGGVSFQPYKEQYNDLFSSHSVNYYNVYSASEGFFAVQDQKNVEDLLLLLDHGIFYEFIPMEEIHNPYPKIIPIEKVELKTNYALVVSTNAGLWRYIVGDTIKFTSLSPYRISISGRTKHYINTFGEELIIENAEKALNITCQKTDSIIHEYTAGPIYMNQKNSGAHEWIIEFKKPPRDLCYFRDILDKELKFLNSDYETKRYKNMILRPPVIFVARNGLFYDWLKKNRKLGGQNKIPRLSNDRKYIDSLLNMK